A stretch of the Bufo gargarizans isolate SCDJY-AF-19 unplaced genomic scaffold, ASM1485885v1 original_scaffold_1646_pilon, whole genome shotgun sequence genome encodes the following:
- the LOC122923484 gene encoding killer cell lectin-like receptor subfamily B member 1C isoform X1: MKTPDNTKIWTPSWKFLIITVLLGANIVLIRIIEALAKHSEILHELCMNSSDVAGVCQRLYNHHPTKQSNTEYKRLRQELCVNNADSVLGCLLCPYGWILHGDDCYYYSDVADRTWDQSRDQCKMMGADLLVIKNQEQQEFIQRNLRLRREDMYWIGLHRDGDGWRWVDGEHYNSSLIQIETLPSGRCVLMTKSVFMFTSGYDQEDCRSTYRWICLKKAVRI, translated from the exons ATGAAGACTCCCG ATAACACCAAGATCTGGACACCTTCCTGGAAATTCCTAATTATTACTGTCCTCCTAGGAGCCAATATTGTTCTCATCCGTATTATCGAAGCACTTG CTAAACACTCCGAAATTCTGCATGAGCTCTGTATGAACAGCAGTGACGTGGCCGGAG TTTGTCAGCGACTTTATAACCACCATCCAACAAAACAAAGTAATACTGAATATAAAAGACTACGTCAGGAGCTCTGTGTGAACAACGCTGACAGTGTTTTAG GTTGTCTTCTGTGTCCTTATGGTTGGATTTTACATGGAGACGACTGTTATTACTACTCAGATGTAGCAGACAGAACATGGGACCAGAGCCGGGATCAGTGTAAGATGATGGGAGCTGATCTACTGGTCATAAAGAACCAGGAACAGCAG GAGTTTATACAGAGAAATCTCAGACTGCGGAGAGAGGACATGTACTGGATAGGACTTCACCGTGATGGAGACGGCTGGAGATGGGTTGATGGAGAACATTATAACAGCAGCTT GATCCAGATAGAGACACTACCATCAGGACGCTGTGTATTAATGACTAAATCTGTATTTATGTTTACATCTGGTTATGATCAGGAGGACTGCAGATCTacatacagatggatctgtctaAAGAAAGCCGTGAGGATCTGA
- the LOC122923484 gene encoding C-type lectin domain family 12 member A-like isoform X2 produces MKTPDNTKIWTPSWKFLIITVLLGANIVLIRIIEALAKHSEILHELCMNSSDVAGVCQRLYNHHPTKQSNTEYKRLRQELCVNNADSVLGCLLCPYGWILHGDDCYYYSDVADRTWDQSRDQCKMMGADLLVIKNQEQQDPDRDTTIRTLCIND; encoded by the exons ATGAAGACTCCCG ATAACACCAAGATCTGGACACCTTCCTGGAAATTCCTAATTATTACTGTCCTCCTAGGAGCCAATATTGTTCTCATCCGTATTATCGAAGCACTTG CTAAACACTCCGAAATTCTGCATGAGCTCTGTATGAACAGCAGTGACGTGGCCGGAG TTTGTCAGCGACTTTATAACCACCATCCAACAAAACAAAGTAATACTGAATATAAAAGACTACGTCAGGAGCTCTGTGTGAACAACGCTGACAGTGTTTTAG GTTGTCTTCTGTGTCCTTATGGTTGGATTTTACATGGAGACGACTGTTATTACTACTCAGATGTAGCAGACAGAACATGGGACCAGAGCCGGGATCAGTGTAAGATGATGGGAGCTGATCTACTGGTCATAAAGAACCAGGAACAGCAG GATCCAGATAGAGACACTACCATCAGGACGCTGTGTATTAATGACTAA